A section of the Roseivirga sp. BDSF3-8 genome encodes:
- a CDS encoding YebC/PmpR family DNA-binding transcriptional regulator, with protein MGRAFEYRKAAKMKRWGKMAKLFPKLAKAITIAAKEGGPDPEMNPRLRTAIQNAKAENMPKDNIDNAIKRAAGRDATDYTEVNYEGKGPHGVLIFVETATDNTTRTVANVKSYFNKSGGTMVPTGSLEFMFDRKAVFEFEMPEGMERDDLELELIDAGMEDMEVEEDGKVYAYSDWTEFGAMTKALEGLNIEIQKSNLQRFPTTPVEFTDEQMEDIAKLLDKIEEDDDVQAVFTNIQ; from the coding sequence ATGGGAAGGGCGTTTGAATACCGTAAAGCCGCCAAAATGAAGCGTTGGGGAAAAATGGCAAAACTATTCCCCAAGCTGGCCAAAGCAATCACCATTGCTGCAAAAGAAGGCGGACCTGACCCTGAGATGAACCCCAGGCTCCGCACCGCCATACAAAACGCCAAGGCAGAGAACATGCCTAAGGATAACATTGATAATGCGATCAAACGCGCAGCAGGGCGTGATGCCACCGATTACACAGAGGTAAACTACGAAGGCAAAGGGCCCCATGGCGTGCTCATATTTGTAGAGACCGCTACGGACAATACCACACGCACCGTAGCCAACGTCAAGAGCTACTTCAATAAGTCCGGAGGCACTATGGTCCCCACAGGTTCACTCGAGTTCATGTTCGACAGAAAAGCCGTGTTTGAGTTCGAAATGCCAGAAGGTATGGAGCGTGACGACCTCGAGCTCGAGCTAATCGATGCAGGTATGGAAGACATGGAAGTAGAAGAAGACGGTAAAGTATATGCCTATTCAGACTGGACCGAATTTGGTGCGATGACCAAAGCCCTCGAAGGACTTAACATCGAGATACAAAAAAGTAACCTGCAGCGCTTTCCTACTACCCCCGTAGAGTTCACTGATGAACAAATGGAGGACATAGCCAAGCTACTTGATAAGATTGAAGAAGATGATGACGTACAGGCCGTGTTTACAAATATTCAGTAA